From the Neorhodopirellula lusitana genome, one window contains:
- a CDS encoding efflux RND transporter permease subunit: MKALIAWSVKNWQAMNVVMLGILLLGVYSLTQLRRDFWPDFELYVLNVSVVYPGASPDEIEEGILEKIEESIRTVDGIEEMTSSAREGIGSVTLELDPDSNQDDAQRVLTEVTTLIGQIPSFPELAEKPDIRMNTNFVTAIRVAVMGPDIDDEATTASDGSSGGSDTRDQSDVKAEAALALRRVAERVREEVLALPSVSVADLVGTPDYQIDIEIPEDTLRKYNLSLKSVAEIVRANNVELPGGTLRGRSQEILLRGSDKSTAGVGIEEIPLVSQPGGAVLTVGDLGRVRDEFSVDGSINEVNGRPAVLVSVETTSADDLIQVSQEVREYVQREKANLPAGYTMVDMRDRSTSVKNRLNLLSKNAWMGLVLVFIVLALFLEMRLAWWVMLGIPVSLLGACIYMYYGGQTLNMTSMFAFLIALGIVVDDAIVVGENIYAHRETGKSYHQAAIDGAYEVMPSVITAILTTVIAFAPIMYMEGRIKRLTVVLPMCVGAMLIISMVESLTILPSHLSHKRSRFLDALTYLLFPLRPLGWLFEKANSAMSRLLAWTIDRVYTPSLRWSLNNPAIILSTLAGMLILSIGVVRSGMVPFLLLPKIDFGFITVQVTYPDGTPVDVTNRATLRLEEAIWKVNQRSIDEKLTDDPNGFVQAVQRTVGSSGDEVGTSVTSHVGGLFIQLNDIGERTVSSDDIVRMWRTESGRFPGAEAVAFGATPRGPASLPIELRLMATAENLGELDKAIARCKAKLAEYPYVSDIATDTRQGKWEYRIKVRDDAQAMGVSLADVAGTVRASYYGEEVMRLQRGRHEVPLRVRYPREDRNTLVSFNDIRVRGADRMERPLNEIAEVDVQRGYSEIRRINQMRTIGVVADVDETKGNAFNVVSDLKANFVPQFKEEFPGVQLQWGGQQEQTDETVNSLTVGFFFVLGAMFLLLTIQFNSSWQAILILSIIPFGFIGAIIGHIVMDIDLTLFSIFGIVALAGVVVNDSIVLVDFINRRVADGLPLKEAIIDGGRRRFRAVLLTSVTTCAGMMPILLERSKEAQVVSPMATSLTFGLALSTLVVLVLAPVMYLVIAKLSPPPELDT; the protein is encoded by the coding sequence ATGAAAGCGTTAATTGCATGGTCAGTGAAGAACTGGCAAGCGATGAATGTGGTCATGCTGGGCATCCTGTTGCTCGGCGTGTACAGCCTAACCCAGCTACGTCGTGACTTTTGGCCCGACTTCGAACTCTATGTGCTGAACGTGTCGGTGGTGTATCCCGGCGCGAGTCCCGACGAGATCGAAGAGGGGATCCTCGAAAAGATTGAAGAGTCGATCCGCACCGTCGACGGCATCGAGGAAATGACCTCGTCCGCCCGCGAGGGCATCGGCAGCGTCACGCTGGAGCTGGATCCCGATTCCAACCAAGACGATGCCCAGCGAGTTTTGACGGAAGTGACCACGCTGATCGGCCAGATCCCTAGCTTCCCGGAACTAGCCGAGAAGCCCGATATTCGCATGAACACGAATTTCGTGACCGCGATTCGAGTCGCCGTGATGGGTCCCGACATCGACGATGAAGCGACTACCGCGAGTGACGGATCGTCGGGCGGTTCCGACACGCGAGACCAGAGCGATGTGAAAGCGGAAGCCGCACTGGCACTGCGCCGCGTCGCTGAACGTGTTCGCGAAGAAGTGCTGGCGTTGCCGTCCGTTTCCGTCGCCGACCTGGTCGGCACGCCGGACTACCAAATTGACATCGAGATCCCCGAAGACACGCTTCGCAAGTACAACCTGTCGCTGAAAAGCGTTGCCGAAATCGTGCGTGCCAACAACGTCGAACTGCCAGGCGGCACGCTACGTGGTCGCTCACAGGAAATCCTGTTGCGGGGGAGTGACAAGAGCACCGCGGGCGTTGGCATCGAAGAAATCCCTTTGGTCAGCCAGCCCGGTGGTGCCGTGTTAACGGTGGGTGATCTCGGTCGCGTGCGAGACGAGTTTTCTGTCGACGGCAGTATCAACGAAGTGAACGGTCGCCCCGCCGTCTTGGTTTCCGTTGAAACAACCAGCGCAGATGACCTGATTCAAGTTTCGCAAGAGGTCCGTGAGTACGTCCAACGGGAAAAAGCGAACCTGCCCGCCGGATACACCATGGTCGACATGCGAGACCGCTCCACCAGCGTCAAGAACCGGTTGAACCTGCTCAGCAAGAACGCCTGGATGGGCCTTGTATTGGTGTTCATCGTCCTGGCGTTGTTCCTGGAAATGCGTTTGGCGTGGTGGGTCATGCTGGGCATTCCCGTGTCGCTGCTCGGCGCGTGCATCTACATGTACTACGGCGGCCAAACCCTCAACATGACATCAATGTTTGCGTTCCTTATCGCGTTGGGAATCGTGGTTGACGATGCCATCGTGGTCGGCGAGAACATCTACGCTCACCGCGAAACCGGCAAGAGCTATCACCAGGCCGCCATTGACGGTGCCTATGAAGTCATGCCGTCGGTCATCACCGCGATTTTGACCACGGTCATCGCATTCGCACCGATCATGTACATGGAAGGCCGTATCAAACGACTCACCGTCGTGTTGCCCATGTGCGTCGGCGCGATGCTAATCATTTCCATGGTGGAAAGCCTGACGATCTTGCCATCGCACTTGTCGCACAAACGCAGCCGCTTCCTCGACGCGCTGACCTACCTGCTTTTCCCACTGCGGCCGCTGGGTTGGTTATTTGAAAAAGCCAACTCAGCGATGTCGCGTTTGTTGGCGTGGACGATTGATCGTGTCTACACACCGTCGTTGCGATGGTCGCTGAACAATCCGGCAATCATCCTTTCCACCCTGGCGGGAATGCTGATCCTTTCGATCGGCGTGGTTCGTTCAGGCATGGTGCCGTTCCTATTGTTACCCAAGATTGACTTTGGGTTCATCACCGTGCAGGTCACCTATCCCGACGGCACTCCCGTCGACGTGACCAACCGCGCCACGCTAAGGCTCGAAGAAGCGATCTGGAAGGTCAATCAACGTTCGATTGACGAAAAGCTGACCGACGATCCCAATGGATTCGTCCAGGCGGTTCAGCGAACGGTCGGGTCATCCGGCGACGAAGTCGGCACCAGCGTCACAAGCCATGTCGGCGGCCTCTTCATCCAGCTCAACGATATCGGCGAGCGAACCGTATCGAGCGACGACATCGTGCGAATGTGGCGCACCGAATCGGGAAGGTTCCCGGGTGCCGAAGCGGTGGCGTTTGGCGCGACCCCGCGTGGTCCGGCTTCACTTCCGATTGAATTGCGTTTGATGGCGACAGCCGAAAACCTGGGTGAACTCGACAAAGCGATCGCCCGCTGCAAAGCCAAACTCGCCGAGTACCCCTACGTTTCCGACATCGCCACCGATACCCGGCAAGGCAAGTGGGAATACCGCATCAAGGTCCGCGACGACGCCCAAGCAATGGGCGTTTCGCTGGCCGACGTTGCCGGTACCGTTCGCGCATCGTACTACGGCGAAGAGGTCATGCGACTGCAACGCGGCCGGCATGAGGTTCCCTTGCGAGTGCGTTATCCACGCGAAGATCGCAACACACTGGTTAGCTTCAACGACATTCGCGTTCGGGGCGCCGACCGGATGGAACGTCCTCTCAATGAGATTGCCGAGGTCGACGTGCAAAGGGGCTATTCCGAGATTCGGCGGATCAACCAAATGCGTACCATCGGCGTGGTCGCCGATGTCGATGAAACGAAGGGCAACGCATTCAATGTCGTGTCCGATTTGAAAGCGAACTTCGTCCCCCAGTTCAAAGAAGAATTTCCCGGAGTCCAATTGCAATGGGGCGGCCAACAAGAACAAACGGACGAAACCGTTAACAGCCTGACTGTTGGTTTCTTCTTTGTCCTGGGCGCGATGTTCTTGCTTTTGACGATCCAGTTCAATTCGTCTTGGCAGGCGATCTTGATCCTATCGATCATCCCGTTCGGCTTCATTGGCGCGATCATTGGTCACATCGTCATGGACATCGACCTAACGCTGTTCAGCATCTTTGGTATCGTGGCCCTGGCGGGGGTGGTGGTCAACGATTCCATCGTCCTGGTCGACTTCATCAAT
- a CDS encoding efflux RND transporter periplasmic adaptor subunit: MTQNHQSSETPPLSEDEQGAGITPVPAPATASAADKTANDNAANEKAAEETAPGRSTFRIVANVIVSVAVLGLSIFGYTFLGERPRPNRSKPAKSPVMIVTTDPLVLHDGPVEIDVNGVVVPLREIRLATEVPGRVVKISDNVRAGRNVSQGEALIELDATEYDLEVKRLQALSRQEAAEVKTVEVSIENTKQLVDLALRQLDIARQESRRVTSLVSQRAASVSEVDTAKRAELNSEAALVGLENQQRELAAQKMLVTEKRALTEVLLQRARLDLSRCVVRSPIDGRVVTSTVEEQSFVPTGTTFITIEDVSAVEVRASLTADQMFWIWSSRVAQTNRLDKDKSTPDKNQLEETTLEETTLADTTLAKTTLADDQIPAVPATITFELGNEVHRWSAVLERIDGAGIDLNTRTYPCLFRVNAPKSTPTGQGARRLTRGMFVGVSIQAEPNRPLFRVPETAIRPGNRLWLNVDGKLRIVPITIVSRINAGLTQGLEKELVVEMLQQPDAIGSLSETTVIVSPISDPADGMPVGTQADIPPQARKLAKQVVETPDQPALPSHQSKVVSSSAKLPPVTEPEAKVAG; encoded by the coding sequence ATGACTCAAAATCACCAATCGTCGGAGACCCCACCGCTCTCTGAAGACGAGCAAGGCGCCGGGATCACGCCAGTACCAGCGCCGGCAACCGCGTCAGCCGCAGACAAGACCGCCAATGACAACGCCGCCAACGAAAAAGCGGCCGAAGAGACCGCCCCTGGTCGCAGTACTTTCCGCATCGTCGCGAACGTCATCGTCTCGGTTGCCGTTCTGGGTCTCTCCATTTTCGGGTACACCTTCTTAGGCGAACGCCCCCGGCCCAACCGATCCAAGCCGGCCAAATCGCCGGTCATGATCGTCACAACCGATCCGCTGGTTTTGCACGACGGCCCGGTGGAGATCGATGTCAACGGCGTCGTGGTTCCGCTGCGTGAGATCCGTTTGGCAACGGAGGTTCCCGGCCGTGTGGTCAAGATCTCCGATAACGTGCGAGCGGGACGCAACGTATCCCAAGGCGAAGCTCTCATTGAGTTGGACGCGACTGAATACGATCTCGAGGTGAAGCGACTGCAAGCACTGTCCCGCCAAGAAGCCGCGGAAGTGAAAACGGTCGAGGTCAGTATCGAGAACACGAAACAACTCGTCGACCTGGCGCTGCGACAACTCGACATCGCACGCCAAGAAAGCCGCCGGGTCACTTCGCTGGTCAGCCAGCGTGCCGCTTCCGTTTCGGAAGTCGACACAGCCAAGCGAGCCGAATTGAATTCCGAAGCCGCCTTGGTCGGTTTGGAAAATCAACAGCGAGAACTGGCCGCCCAAAAAATGCTGGTCACTGAAAAACGGGCTCTCACCGAAGTCCTGCTGCAACGCGCCCGACTGGATTTATCGCGATGCGTTGTCCGATCGCCGATTGATGGCCGAGTCGTCACATCGACTGTCGAAGAACAGTCGTTTGTTCCCACCGGCACAACGTTCATCACGATCGAAGACGTTTCAGCGGTGGAAGTCCGAGCCAGTCTGACCGCCGATCAAATGTTCTGGATTTGGAGCAGTCGTGTTGCCCAAACAAACCGCCTCGACAAAGACAAGAGCACGCCAGACAAAAACCAACTGGAAGAAACCACGCTGGAAGAAACCACGCTGGCTGATACGACGCTGGCTAAAACGACACTGGCCGACGATCAAATCCCCGCTGTCCCGGCGACCATCACGTTTGAACTGGGCAACGAAGTCCATCGTTGGTCCGCCGTGCTCGAGCGAATCGACGGAGCTGGCATCGACCTGAACACGCGAACCTACCCGTGCCTGTTCCGCGTCAACGCACCCAAGTCCACGCCCACCGGTCAAGGTGCACGTCGATTGACTCGTGGGATGTTTGTAGGTGTTTCGATTCAAGCGGAACCGAATCGACCTCTGTTCCGCGTTCCGGAAACCGCCATACGACCTGGGAATCGATTGTGGTTGAACGTCGACGGGAAGCTGCGGATCGTTCCGATCACCATCGTCAGTCGAATCAACGCGGGGCTCACCCAAGGTTTGGAAAAAGAACTTGTCGTCGAGATGCTCCAACAACCCGACGCGATTGGATCGTTATCGGAAACAACCGTGATCGTTTCGCCCATCAGCGATCCCGCCGATGGGATGCCAGTGGGTACCCAGGCCGACATCCCACCACAAGCTCGGAAGCTGGCCAAGCAGGTCGTTGAGACACCGGATCAGCCAGCGTTACCCAGTCACCAATCCAAAGTGGTGTCCTCCTCCGCCAAGCTTCCACCGGTTACCGAACCGGAAGCGAAGGTGGCAGGATGA
- a CDS encoding peroxidase family protein: protein MARFWNRWTGQSQSTSSKPRKRSTTLRKLKPESLEARQLLAANIFHNELMPEDVNEDGLVSAIDALTIVNRMNEQSRGIETGAGETSSNSQATEQDGRGRRTDVNNDGRDTALDALMVINRLNRERGQTPGTETPGNQQPDFQDGDNEFPSDNANDDTTDPTNDLASDIRSIDGTGNNLANPDYGSADTELLRVADNDYADGISEPAGEDRPSAREISNTLSAADPDGTTNDRNLSSFVFAWGQFLDHDIDLSLEPEDEADAISFDIEVPDGDALFDPFNTGEETISLTRSGFAEGTGTSTDNPAEQVNSITAWVDGSQVYGSDQATSDSLREFVGGRLQITEDGLLPTDENGSIMAGDIRAAENVVLTSMQALFVREHNRLADEISATNPDLTDEEVFQEARTIVIAEMQSITYNEYLPALLGEDALSQYTGYDSSVNPAIANEFSTAAFRFGHTTLNDEFRLVGNDGEDVDEPISLANAFFTPETLEETGIDSFLKYASATLSQEVDLEVVDSLRNFLFGAPGSGGLDLVSLNIQRGRDHGLADFNSTRVAYGLDAAESFADITSDVDVQAKLEALYGTVDNIDLWVGLLAEDHTDDGSLGETATTIIADQFERIRDGDRLFYANTMSNSEIREIENTSLADIIEMNTNLDSLQENVFFFTPEITGTVIAEAATSLQATDAEAATALDETLTSTQRGNRGASPGNNAQDQSRRDQDNPRPDQDEPVVSAEGIEVQLLDSEGNLIDTTLTDSKGNYAFDSVTQSGSYQVQIAVSDEWTVEGDDSWDISISNGDEQLRGIDFRVLV, encoded by the coding sequence ATGGCACGTTTCTGGAATCGCTGGACCGGACAATCGCAATCAACCTCAAGCAAGCCCCGCAAACGCTCAACGACGCTGCGAAAACTGAAACCGGAATCACTGGAAGCCCGACAACTGCTGGCCGCCAACATTTTCCATAACGAATTGATGCCTGAAGACGTTAACGAGGACGGACTGGTCTCAGCGATCGACGCGTTGACAATCGTCAACCGAATGAACGAACAAAGCCGAGGCATCGAGACAGGCGCAGGCGAAACATCCTCGAATAGCCAGGCAACCGAGCAAGACGGACGCGGACGGCGAACCGACGTGAACAACGACGGCCGCGACACGGCGTTGGATGCCCTGATGGTCATCAACCGCCTGAACCGAGAACGCGGCCAAACACCTGGAACCGAAACTCCAGGAAATCAACAACCTGACTTCCAGGATGGCGACAACGAGTTCCCATCCGACAACGCGAACGACGATACCACCGACCCAACCAATGACCTGGCATCGGACATCCGCAGCATCGATGGCACCGGTAACAATCTTGCCAACCCTGACTACGGATCCGCCGACACCGAACTGTTGCGAGTGGCGGACAATGACTATGCGGATGGAATCTCCGAACCGGCTGGCGAAGACCGACCCAGTGCCCGTGAAATCAGCAACACGCTATCGGCCGCTGATCCTGACGGCACCACCAACGATCGCAATCTGAGTTCGTTCGTGTTCGCCTGGGGACAATTCCTGGATCACGACATTGATCTGTCGCTGGAACCGGAAGACGAAGCAGATGCGATTTCGTTTGACATTGAAGTTCCCGACGGGGACGCACTGTTCGATCCCTTCAACACCGGCGAAGAAACGATCTCCCTGACCCGCTCGGGCTTCGCGGAGGGAACCGGCACTTCGACCGATAATCCCGCCGAACAGGTCAACTCAATCACGGCTTGGGTGGATGGCTCCCAAGTTTATGGCAGCGACCAAGCCACATCGGACTCGCTCCGCGAATTCGTCGGGGGTCGTTTGCAGATCACGGAAGATGGTTTACTGCCAACGGACGAAAACGGCAGCATCATGGCGGGCGACATCCGCGCCGCCGAGAACGTGGTGCTGACTTCGATGCAGGCCTTGTTCGTTCGCGAACACAACCGACTCGCCGATGAAATTTCGGCGACCAACCCAGACCTTACCGACGAAGAAGTCTTCCAGGAAGCTCGCACGATCGTGATCGCCGAAATGCAATCGATCACCTACAACGAATACCTGCCCGCGCTGTTGGGTGAGGACGCATTGTCGCAATACACCGGATACGACTCCAGTGTGAACCCCGCGATCGCAAACGAATTCTCAACCGCCGCGTTCCGATTTGGCCATACCACGCTAAACGACGAGTTCCGTTTAGTTGGCAATGACGGTGAAGACGTCGACGAACCTATCTCACTGGCAAACGCCTTCTTCACCCCTGAAACATTGGAAGAAACGGGAATCGATTCGTTTCTGAAATACGCCTCTGCGACGCTGTCCCAAGAAGTCGATCTAGAAGTCGTTGATAGCCTGCGAAACTTCCTATTCGGTGCCCCCGGCAGTGGTGGACTGGACCTCGTTTCACTGAATATTCAACGCGGACGAGACCACGGGCTGGCGGATTTCAATTCCACTCGCGTGGCCTATGGACTGGACGCCGCCGAGTCTTTCGCAGACATCACCAGCGATGTCGATGTGCAAGCGAAACTCGAAGCACTTTATGGCACCGTCGACAACATCGACTTATGGGTTGGTCTGTTGGCTGAAGACCATACCGACGATGGCTCACTAGGTGAAACCGCCACCACGATCATTGCCGACCAATTCGAACGCATCCGCGACGGTGACCGACTTTTCTATGCCAACACGATGAGCAACTCAGAAATCCGCGAGATCGAAAACACCTCGCTAGCGGACATCATTGAGATGAACACCAACTTGGACTCGTTGCAAGAGAACGTGTTCTTCTTCACCCCTGAAATCACCGGCACGGTCATCGCCGAAGCCGCCACGTCACTGCAAGCGACCGATGCGGAAGCTGCAACCGCCCTCGATGAAACACTCACTTCGACCCAGCGAGGCAATCGCGGTGCGTCGCCGGGCAACAATGCCCAGGACCAGAGCCGTCGGGATCAAGACAACCCGCGGCCTGACCAAGACGAGCCGGTGGTTTCCGCCGAAGGCATCGAGGTTCAATTGCTTGATAGTGAAGGCAATCTCATTGACACCACGTTGACCGATTCCAAAGGCAACTACGCATTTGACTCAGTCACCCAGTCGGGATCCTACCAAGTCCAAATCGCCGTCTCGGATGAATGGACCGTCGAGGGCGACGATAGCTGGGACATCTCCATTTCCAACGGCGACGAGCAGCTACGTGGAATTGACTTCCGAGTCCTAGTCTGA
- a CDS encoding sigma-70 family RNA polymerase sigma factor, whose protein sequence is MSAISESPRSDLPIEGRPIADVIASVQGGSTRALGELLQLYRNYLSVLATTQLDKRLRRRMSTSDLVQETMLAAHRDFGQFRGHSEGELLAWLRKILVNCLSHAVEKNIHAQKRDMRREVAMERVAQKMDDSMARLSNIIADDAPSPSQIVSRRELAAELSDQLAKLKPNYRDVIVYRNLQGLSFDEIADRMEIKSGAARMLWLRAIAKFKDVYDLESPEVSE, encoded by the coding sequence ATGTCCGCTATCTCCGAGTCGCCGAGATCCGATCTGCCGATCGAGGGTCGACCCATCGCTGACGTGATTGCGTCGGTGCAGGGGGGGAGCACGCGTGCGTTGGGTGAATTGCTGCAGCTATACCGGAATTACCTGAGCGTGTTGGCGACAACTCAGCTAGACAAGCGTTTACGTCGGCGGATGAGCACTTCGGACTTGGTGCAGGAGACCATGCTGGCCGCTCATCGGGATTTTGGGCAATTTCGAGGGCATAGCGAAGGGGAGCTGTTGGCGTGGTTGCGAAAGATCCTGGTCAACTGTCTCAGTCACGCGGTGGAAAAAAATATCCACGCTCAGAAGCGAGACATGCGTCGTGAGGTCGCGATGGAGCGGGTTGCCCAAAAAATGGATGACTCGATGGCGCGGTTGTCTAATATCATCGCGGACGACGCACCTTCGCCCAGCCAAATTGTTTCGCGTCGCGAGCTGGCGGCGGAGTTGTCCGACCAATTGGCTAAGTTGAAACCCAACTACCGAGACGTGATCGTGTATCGCAACCTGCAAGGGTTGTCGTTTGACGAGATTGCCGATCGGATGGAAATCAAGTCGGGAGCTGCAAGGATGCTATGGTTGCGAGCGATTGCGAAATTCAAAGATGTCTACGATCTTGAGTCGCCGGAGGTCAGCGAATGA
- a CDS encoding serine/threonine-protein kinase — protein MISFADLAGAGSGDSVHRDLSDEPIAMRHLTDAQKDQLGELLEKYMSALEVGLPPSVESLTQACPELREALQGCVAGLESLHRLAGGEAVAPQTSDDTNTLGDFELSEVIGRGGMGVVYRATQVSLRRTVAIKLLPLSSVLDANRLTRFHQEAEAAASLQHPNIVPVFAIGCERGVHFYAMQFIDGDSMDECDSLPLDWRVAVQQATEVADGLHAAHELGIIHRDIKPSNLIVDQDGKAWITDFGLARIQGDLSLTQSGDLIGTMRYMSPEQARGESAIVDGRTDIYSLGATLYEMLAGHPAHDGEDAPAILRQIDQDAVPPLTRFRNDLPRDLATVISKAMSSRRDERYDTAREFANDLRRVLAGEPTIARPPNLVDLWTRFAVKHQKGLAAATLVGVLALVGFAISNARLAAQKSVSDTNADWAQRNYAIGRKAIDEMGTQVAELLEDNPAASPVRHFVLSRTLEYYERLVRQPGTLDREHQLDLAITHGKIGSFRGELGLNQEALASLEVSQQIYAKLAQQYPSDSDLQLQWSISQNNLAEKLAGVGEFETAAKWFGKAIANQQRLPSGQRVNIEFATTLNNLGQMLTESENIAEAEEVFGRAIAVLDQQATATEKQVSLTAATNQPQSRTTAEENSLKLLSTIQSNLAGLLARRDPQQASRIARKSLTLQLQRLEANPGDVDAATQVVLTLNTLAMAQAAESLHREAIETLGQAIDVSNQLRARWPDQQSSRRDLGISLNQLGLSLAAIGRMDEADKAFARSAEQARQLVKAFPEDAEVHSMLGSVLNNAGYLDRRLGNFSQATSHYTEAIEHQRLATQISPQVPRYQSFLQKHQHNLDQLRGES, from the coding sequence ATGATTTCATTTGCGGATCTAGCCGGTGCGGGAAGTGGCGATTCGGTTCACCGTGATTTGAGCGATGAGCCGATTGCCATGCGTCATTTGACGGATGCACAAAAGGATCAACTCGGTGAGTTGCTTGAAAAGTACATGTCGGCTCTGGAAGTTGGCTTGCCGCCGTCGGTTGAATCACTCACCCAGGCGTGTCCGGAATTGCGTGAAGCACTGCAAGGGTGTGTCGCGGGGTTGGAGAGTCTGCATCGGCTGGCCGGTGGCGAAGCGGTGGCACCGCAGACATCCGATGACACCAACACGTTGGGCGATTTCGAGTTAAGTGAGGTCATTGGACGAGGCGGCATGGGCGTGGTTTATCGCGCGACCCAAGTATCGCTTCGCCGGACCGTTGCGATCAAGCTTTTGCCGCTGTCGTCGGTGCTGGACGCGAACCGATTGACGCGGTTTCACCAGGAGGCCGAAGCGGCCGCCAGCCTGCAACATCCCAACATCGTGCCGGTTTTTGCGATCGGGTGCGAACGAGGCGTGCACTTCTATGCGATGCAGTTCATCGATGGCGATTCGATGGATGAATGCGATTCGCTGCCGCTGGATTGGCGTGTTGCGGTTCAACAGGCGACTGAGGTTGCCGATGGACTTCACGCGGCGCACGAGCTCGGCATCATTCACCGGGACATCAAACCATCGAACCTGATTGTGGATCAGGACGGGAAGGCCTGGATTACCGATTTTGGTCTCGCTCGCATCCAAGGCGATCTGTCCTTGACGCAGTCCGGCGATTTGATCGGCACGATGCGATACATGAGTCCAGAACAGGCTCGCGGTGAATCGGCCATCGTTGACGGGCGTACGGATATCTATTCGCTCGGCGCGACGCTTTATGAAATGCTTGCTGGGCATCCTGCTCATGATGGCGAAGACGCGCCGGCGATCTTGCGGCAAATTGATCAAGACGCTGTGCCACCGTTGACTCGGTTCCGCAATGATTTGCCACGTGATTTGGCGACGGTCATTTCCAAAGCCATGTCATCGCGTCGTGATGAACGATACGACACGGCGCGGGAGTTTGCCAACGACCTTCGCCGCGTGCTGGCCGGCGAACCGACGATCGCTCGCCCGCCCAATTTGGTTGATTTGTGGACCCGTTTTGCGGTCAAACACCAAAAAGGCTTAGCAGCGGCGACGCTGGTTGGTGTGTTGGCACTGGTCGGGTTCGCGATCAGCAACGCAAGATTGGCTGCCCAGAAAAGTGTTTCGGATACGAATGCAGATTGGGCTCAGAGAAACTACGCGATCGGTCGCAAAGCGATTGATGAAATGGGGACCCAAGTGGCTGAGTTGCTGGAAGATAATCCTGCGGCCAGTCCGGTTCGTCACTTCGTGTTAAGCCGGACCCTTGAATACTACGAACGTTTGGTCAGACAGCCTGGCACGCTTGACCGCGAACATCAACTCGATTTGGCGATCACGCACGGGAAAATCGGCAGCTTCCGAGGCGAGTTGGGGTTGAATCAGGAAGCGTTGGCTTCGCTCGAAGTGTCACAACAGATTTACGCCAAACTCGCGCAACAGTATCCGTCCGATTCCGACTTGCAGTTGCAGTGGTCGATCAGTCAAAACAACCTGGCCGAGAAATTGGCTGGTGTCGGTGAATTTGAAACCGCCGCAAAATGGTTTGGCAAAGCGATCGCAAATCAGCAGCGTTTGCCTTCGGGGCAACGCGTGAATATTGAGTTTGCCACGACCTTGAACAACCTGGGACAGATGTTGACCGAGTCCGAAAACATCGCTGAGGCTGAAGAAGTGTTTGGTCGCGCCATTGCGGTGCTGGATCAGCAAGCGACAGCAACGGAAAAACAGGTCTCGCTGACAGCGGCCACGAACCAACCGCAATCTAGAACGACGGCGGAAGAAAATAGCCTGAAGTTACTGTCGACGATCCAGTCGAATTTGGCGGGGTTGTTGGCACGGCGTGATCCGCAACAAGCGAGCCGCATTGCTCGGAAGTCGCTCACGTTGCAATTGCAAAGACTGGAAGCCAATCCGGGCGACGTCGACGCTGCGACCCAAGTTGTGTTGACGCTCAACACGCTCGCGATGGCTCAGGCTGCCGAGTCGTTGCATCGAGAGGCAATCGAAACATTGGGTCAAGCGATTGACGTCAGCAATCAGCTTCGTGCTCGTTGGCCCGATCAACAGTCGTCGCGTCGCGACCTGGGCATCAGCCTGAATCAGTTAGGTTTATCACTTGCCGCGATCGGCCGCATGGATGAAGCGGACAAGGCTTTTGCGAGGTCTGCTGAACAGGCACGACAATTGGTGAAAGCTTTTCCTGAAGATGCGGAAGTGCACAGTATGCTAGGCAGTGTCCTGAATAACGCAGGCTACCTGGACCGACGACTCGGCAACTTTTCGCAAGCAACAAGTCATTACACCGAAGCGATTGAACATCAGCGACTGGCGACACAAATCTCGCCTCAGGTTCCACGATACCAATCGTTTCTTCAAAAACATCAACATAACTTAGATCAACTGCGAGGCGAATCATGA